From Scytonema millei VB511283, the proteins below share one genomic window:
- the aqpZ gene encoding aquaporin Z: MALTKRCVAEFIGTFWLVLGGCGSATIAAAFTADAAKLGEGTAFPLGIGLVGVSIAFGLTVLTIAYALGHVADCHLNPAVTFGLWAGKRFPGSELLPYIIAQVIGAIAGAGVVYLIASGKAGFTLTGSNPLATNGFGTHSPSGYSLAACFLTEVIMTFMFLMVILGATDRRAPQGFAPIAIGLALTLIHLISIPVTNTSVNPARSTGPALFAGLEHIAQLWLFWLAPILGAVLAGFFYSSFFAESRKERIPAEPIKTLR; encoded by the coding sequence ATGGCACTTACAAAAAGGTGCGTTGCAGAGTTTATTGGGACTTTCTGGCTGGTTCTCGGCGGTTGTGGTAGTGCAACGATCGCAGCAGCGTTTACGGCAGATGCAGCAAAACTAGGTGAGGGGACAGCATTTCCACTAGGGATTGGACTAGTAGGTGTATCCATCGCTTTTGGTTTGACGGTACTGACGATCGCATATGCATTAGGACACGTTGCTGATTGCCATCTCAACCCAGCAGTAACTTTCGGACTCTGGGCTGGCAAGCGATTTCCTGGTTCTGAACTACTACCATATATCATTGCCCAAGTCATAGGTGCGATCGCGGGCGCGGGAGTTGTTTATCTAATTGCTAGCGGTAAGGCGGGCTTCACTCTCACAGGCTCAAACCCATTGGCAACAAACGGTTTCGGTACACATTCACCCAGTGGTTATTCTTTAGCAGCTTGCTTCTTAACAGAAGTCATAATGACTTTCATGTTCTTGATGGTGATTTTAGGGGCAACAGATCGCCGCGCTCCCCAAGGTTTTGCTCCCATTGCTATTGGTTTAGCACTGACCTTAATTCATCTAATTAGTATTCCTGTAACTAATACCTCAGTCAACCCTGCTCGCAGCACGGGTCCAGCACTTTTTGCTGGCTTGGAGCATATTGCTCAACTTTGGTTGTTTTGGCTAGCTCCAATTTTAGGGGCAGTCCTAGCAGGTTTTTTCTACTCTAGTTTCTTTGCCGAGTCAAGGAAAGAGCGAATACCTGCCGAGCCAATTAAAACATTGCGCTGA
- a CDS encoding B12-binding domain-containing radical SAM protein has protein sequence MRSFKYHYMNYPTLDSRTGGLTNPPLPTPHSRTSVFSAERLLFNPTTPEPDAIPAIFAFPNEYTVGITSLGYQVVWATLAMRADVDVRRLFTDISEPLPRQPELVGFSCSWELDYVNILSLLESLSIPIHASDRTDSDPLVFGGGPVLTANPEPFAEFFDVILLGDGENLLGDFISAYKQVRTADRKTKLHHLAQIPGIYIPSLYEVTYEDPTGCIQSIQPIAPDIPHQIEKQTYRGNTLSASTVVTEKAAWENIFMVEVVRSCPEMCRFCLASYLTLPFRTASLAGSLIPAIERGLTVTNRIGLLGASVTQHPEFNDLLAYLSQPKYDDVRLSIASVRTNTVTVELAKTLAKRDTRSLTIAVESGSERLRQIINKKLHNDEIVQAAVNAKAGGLSSLKLYGMVGIPGEEPEDLEETVRMMRSLKKAAPGLRLSFGCSTFVPKAHTPFQWYGVNPQAEKRLQYLQKHLKPQGIDFRPESYNWSVIQALISRGDRRLSRLLELTRNYGDSLGSYRRAFKELRGQIPDLEFYVFRDWSHEQVLPWSHLQAPLSQATLLKHLAVSGSSK, from the coding sequence GTGCGTTCTTTCAAATATCACTACATGAATTACCCAACCCTCGACTCCCGTACGGGCGGGTTAACAAACCCGCCCCTACCGACTCCCCACTCCCGTACGTCCGTATTTTCTGCCGAACGCCTACTATTTAACCCAACAACTCCAGAACCCGATGCGATCCCCGCTATCTTCGCCTTTCCTAACGAATACACCGTGGGAATTACCAGCTTGGGATATCAAGTCGTATGGGCAACTTTGGCAATGCGTGCTGATGTTGATGTCAGGCGCTTATTTACTGATATATCCGAACCACTACCACGTCAGCCTGAATTAGTCGGCTTTTCTTGTTCGTGGGAATTGGATTATGTGAATATTCTGAGTCTATTAGAATCTCTCTCCATTCCAATTCATGCCAGCGATCGCACTGACAGCGATCCCCTAGTATTTGGTGGTGGCCCTGTTTTGACAGCTAACCCCGAACCCTTCGCAGAATTTTTTGACGTTATTTTGTTGGGAGATGGAGAAAATTTATTAGGAGATTTTATTTCGGCTTACAAACAAGTTCGGACAGCCGATAGAAAAACTAAATTACATCACCTAGCACAAATACCAGGAATCTATATTCCCAGCTTGTACGAGGTGACGTATGAAGATCCTACAGGCTGTATCCAATCCATTCAACCAATTGCACCAGATATTCCTCATCAGATAGAAAAGCAAACTTATCGAGGTAATACTTTATCTGCTTCTACGGTTGTGACTGAAAAAGCAGCCTGGGAAAATATTTTTATGGTGGAAGTGGTACGCAGTTGTCCTGAAATGTGCCGCTTTTGTCTGGCTAGCTATCTCACTCTACCTTTTCGCACGGCAAGTTTGGCAGGTTCTCTGATTCCCGCGATCGAACGAGGACTGACAGTTACAAACAGGATAGGATTATTGGGGGCATCCGTTACCCAACATCCAGAATTTAATGATTTATTAGCTTATTTAAGTCAACCAAAATACGATGATGTCCGTTTGAGCATTGCCTCGGTGCGGACAAATACTGTCACGGTAGAACTAGCAAAGACTTTAGCAAAAAGAGACACGCGATCGCTCACCATTGCTGTAGAAAGCGGTTCGGAACGGTTGCGTCAAATTATTAACAAAAAACTGCATAACGATGAGATCGTCCAAGCGGCGGTGAATGCCAAAGCGGGAGGATTGAGCAGTTTAAAACTTTACGGTATGGTGGGCATTCCTGGGGAAGAACCGGAAGACCTGGAAGAAACAGTTAGAATGATGCGATCGCTCAAAAAAGCTGCCCCAGGATTGAGATTATCTTTTGGATGCAGTACATTTGTCCCCAAAGCACACACACCGTTTCAGTGGTATGGAGTCAATCCCCAAGCCGAGAAGCGCTTGCAATATTTACAGAAACACCTCAAACCCCAAGGGATTGATTTTCGTCCCGAAAGCTATAATTGGTCGGTGATTCAGGCTTTAATATCGAGAGGCGATCGCCGTTTGTCCCGCCTGTTGGAATTGACGCGAAACTACGGTGACAGTCTCGGTAGCTATCGTCGCGCTTTTAAAGAGTTACGCGGACAAATACCCGATTTAGAATTTTACGTATTTCGTGATTGGTCGCACGAACAAGTCTTACCCTGGAGTCACCTGCAAGCACCTTTGTCACAGGCAACTTTATTGAAACATTTGGCAGTATCAGGGAGCAGCAAGTAG
- a CDS encoding helix-turn-helix transcriptional regulator — protein sequence MNDAIERVRVKNQILSVIKMHGSQTAVDLAVKLQVSPMAIRQHMQTLQDEQLVTYSEQKQAVGRPVKFWQLTEKANALFPNHHADLVVKLIEGVRKVFGEAGLKVLIGERTQAQIQTYSAQMQHAQNWRERVAILAQLRTQEGYMAETIEESPGVLVLAENHCSICAAAKSCSQLCSSELQVFETLLGSDVNVERVEHILSGDRRCAYRISSCN from the coding sequence ATGAATGATGCGATCGAGCGGGTAAGGGTCAAAAATCAGATTTTATCTGTCATCAAAATGCACGGCTCGCAAACGGCTGTGGATTTAGCAGTTAAGTTGCAGGTTTCACCTATGGCAATCCGCCAACATATGCAGACTCTTCAAGATGAGCAATTAGTCACTTATAGCGAGCAAAAGCAAGCGGTTGGTCGTCCAGTCAAGTTTTGGCAATTAACAGAGAAAGCCAACGCGCTTTTTCCCAACCATCACGCCGATCTGGTGGTGAAATTAATTGAAGGAGTCCGCAAAGTATTTGGCGAAGCTGGGTTAAAAGTTTTAATTGGCGAACGTACCCAAGCTCAAATTCAAACATACTCGGCGCAGATGCAACACGCTCAAAACTGGCGAGAACGAGTGGCAATTTTGGCTCAACTGCGGACTCAAGAAGGATATATGGCAGAGACAATAGAAGAGTCACCAGGAGTCTTAGTACTGGCGGAAAACCATTGTTCGATTTGCGCTGCTGCCAAAAGTTGCTCGCAGTTATGCAGTTCGGAATTGCAAGTCTTTGAAACTCTGCTTGGCTCTGATGTTAACGTCGAACGAGTCGAGCATATTTTAAGTGGCGATCGCCGTTGTGCTTACCGCATTTCTAGTTGTAACTGA
- a CDS encoding superoxide dismutase — translation MAFELQSLPYANDALEPYIDTQTMQIHHDLHHGTYVNNLNTALQSQPDLQSKSIDELIRDLNSLPEAVRTPVRNNGGGHFNHSIFWTLMAPNAGGEPTGAIAQVINDNFGDFENFKTQFNDAGTKRFGSGFVWLVRSAGGKYEIVSTPNQDNPWTDGHFPIMCNDVWEHAYYLKYQNRRAEYLKQWWNTVNWSEVNNRLSTAP, via the coding sequence ATGGCTTTTGAACTGCAATCTCTACCTTACGCAAACGACGCTTTAGAACCTTACATAGACACCCAAACCATGCAGATTCACCACGATCTGCATCATGGAACTTACGTAAACAATTTAAATACAGCACTGCAATCGCAACCAGATTTACAGAGCAAAAGTATTGACGAATTGATTCGCGACCTGAATTCATTACCGGAAGCAGTTCGTACCCCTGTTCGCAATAATGGTGGCGGACATTTCAATCACTCGATCTTTTGGACATTGATGGCTCCTAATGCTGGCGGGGAACCTACAGGTGCGATCGCCCAAGTCATCAATGATAATTTTGGTGATTTTGAAAACTTCAAAACTCAGTTTAACGATGCTGGTACGAAGCGCTTTGGTAGTGGCTTTGTGTGGCTAGTCCGCTCGGCTGGTGGCAAGTATGAGATTGTCAGTACGCCCAATCAAGATAATCCTTGGACGGACGGACACTTCCCCATCATGTGTAATGATGTTTGGGAACATGCATACTACCTTAAATATCAAAACCGTCGCGCCGAGTACCTCAAGCAGTGGTGGAATACAGTCAACTGGAGTGAGGTCAACAATCGTCTATCGACAGCGCCATAA
- a CDS encoding phosphatase PAP2 family protein yields the protein MQLFKSDLKQLLPAFLNFGKRVLVSHWRSLLLLAIGVYLPLQVFGLLAEEVWDEGGFIWDTLILLGIHATAQPQLDSIAVALTQFGSSTILFPVISAIVLVMLLRRRWRSLIYLLTTVIGSAIINRAVKLLMHRVRPDLWTSPAPELDFGFPSGHAMNSMTLVAALVILTWGSRWCLLVLIGGSVYAIAIAWTRLYLGVHFPSDILAGWMVSVAWAIGVSFLVRLKRTAAIAPHTEQPKNETTLLLEESGEKS from the coding sequence ATGCAATTATTTAAATCCGATCTCAAGCAATTGCTGCCAGCTTTTCTGAACTTTGGTAAGCGAGTGCTAGTTTCTCATTGGCGATCGCTACTTTTGCTAGCGATTGGAGTTTACTTGCCTTTACAGGTGTTTGGCTTATTAGCAGAAGAAGTATGGGATGAAGGTGGATTCATCTGGGATACGCTCATATTACTGGGGATTCACGCTACAGCACAACCGCAGCTAGATAGTATAGCCGTAGCGCTGACTCAGTTTGGTTCGAGTACTATTTTGTTTCCCGTTATTAGTGCGATCGTGTTGGTAATGTTGTTGCGACGAAGATGGCGATCTCTCATTTATTTGCTAACTACTGTAATAGGAAGCGCCATTATCAACCGTGCAGTCAAGCTGTTAATGCATCGAGTTCGTCCCGATCTGTGGACATCACCCGCGCCAGAACTTGATTTTGGGTTTCCTAGCGGTCATGCCATGAATAGCATGACATTGGTAGCTGCTCTCGTTATTTTGACTTGGGGTAGTCGTTGGTGTTTGTTGGTATTAATTGGCGGAAGTGTATATGCGATCGCGATCGCTTGGACGCGACTGTACTTGGGCGTTCATTTTCCCAGCGACATTTTAGCCGGATGGATGGTTTCAGTCGCTTGGGCAATTGGAGTTAGCTTTCTCGTCAGACTAAAGCGGACTGCGGCGATCGCTCCTCACACCGAACAGCCAAAAAATGAAACTACCTTACTACTCGAAGAAAGCGGGGAGAAGTCGTAA
- a CDS encoding phosphate/phosphite/phosphonate ABC transporter substrate-binding protein, producing the protein MNSRYSRRLFLLQLFFLAACGSRSLQGEGEELIIGTVSYSEGQQTLSQYDRLINYLGEKTGSLVRLEPAFNENKALERIRNRSWSLVFAPPGLAAIAITQQQYRPLFTLEGVQNLRSILVVQENSPIRSLKDLANKTVALGQPGSATGFYLPIYNLYGLTLAEILLAPTPKTILSLVAEGKADAGALSQREFNVYKTQFPQISFRVLYTDPHSVPLGSVLISPTIERNRQEFIRQVLSEAASVLAQETGYVPTGSIPDYRYMISVVERVKSIFPYELQPGSAQLKPARLFKG; encoded by the coding sequence ATGAATTCCAGATATTCGCGTCGTCTCTTTTTACTTCAATTATTTTTCTTAGCAGCTTGTGGTTCGCGATCGCTACAAGGTGAGGGAGAAGAATTAATTATTGGTACAGTTAGCTACTCTGAAGGTCAACAGACTCTCAGCCAGTACGATCGCTTGATCAATTACTTAGGCGAGAAAACTGGTTCGTTGGTGAGGCTAGAGCCTGCCTTTAATGAGAATAAAGCCCTAGAACGGATTCGCAATCGCTCTTGGTCGTTGGTGTTTGCGCCTCCAGGCTTAGCGGCGATCGCCATCACCCAGCAACAGTACCGTCCCCTGTTTACCTTGGAAGGAGTGCAAAACTTACGCTCGATTTTGGTTGTTCAAGAAAACAGCCCCATTCGATCTCTAAAAGACTTAGCAAATAAAACAGTAGCCTTGGGTCAACCTGGTTCGGCAACAGGATTTTATTTACCTATTTATAATCTGTATGGTTTAACTTTAGCAGAAATTTTATTAGCACCTACACCAAAAACTATATTGAGTTTGGTAGCTGAAGGTAAAGCCGATGCCGGGGCGCTTTCTCAAAGAGAATTTAATGTTTATAAGACGCAGTTTCCTCAAATTTCTTTTCGCGTTTTATACACCGATCCGCACAGCGTTCCATTGGGATCTGTTTTAATTTCGCCAACTATCGAACGCAATCGCCAAGAATTTATTCGTCAAGTTTTAAGCGAAGCTGCTTCCGTTTTAGCGCAAGAAACAGGTTACGTTCCTACAGGTTCGATTCCAGACTATCGTTATATGATTTCTGTAGTCGAGCGTGTCAAAAGCATTTTTCCTTACGAACTGCAACCAGGAAGCGCCCAATTAAAACCTGCACGGTTGTTTAAAGGGTGA
- a CDS encoding c-type heme family protein: protein MLKNLKLTAKFSLMLVVVFIGGIIISGAALSKVLEQRAEREVTSQAAILIKAMNAVRAYTNDRINPLLAPKLETEPVFIPETVPAYSATEVFENLRKNEEYRNFFYKEATLNPTNLRDKADAFEAKIVERFRNESNTKEISGFRNLPGGEVFYIARPLAIPKESCLRCHSTPEAAPKSQIATYGSEWGFGWKLHEIVAAQIISVPSSEIFESSRRSLSLVMGILFGIFAIVVLWLNFFLKRSVIQPIKRMSRTAERVSTGEMSADFEQNSNDEIGILAASFNRMKSSLEIAMKLLSQQTR, encoded by the coding sequence ATGTTAAAAAATCTTAAGCTTACTGCCAAATTTAGCTTAATGTTGGTCGTAGTTTTCATCGGTGGGATTATCATCAGTGGCGCGGCACTCTCCAAGGTACTCGAACAGAGAGCGGAAAGGGAAGTCACTTCTCAAGCAGCAATTCTGATCAAGGCGATGAATGCTGTTAGAGCATATACCAACGATCGCATCAATCCCCTGCTTGCACCTAAGCTCGAAACCGAACCAGTATTTATTCCTGAAACGGTACCAGCTTACTCCGCTACGGAAGTCTTTGAAAACTTACGTAAAAACGAAGAGTATCGCAACTTTTTCTATAAAGAAGCCACGCTCAATCCTACCAACCTACGCGATAAAGCTGATGCTTTTGAAGCTAAAATTGTCGAGCGTTTTCGCAACGAATCGAATACTAAAGAAATTTCTGGTTTTCGCAATTTACCAGGCGGAGAAGTCTTTTACATTGCTCGACCATTAGCAATACCTAAAGAAAGTTGTTTGCGGTGTCACTCTACCCCAGAAGCAGCACCTAAAAGCCAAATTGCTACCTATGGCTCGGAGTGGGGTTTTGGTTGGAAACTGCACGAAATTGTAGCAGCACAGATTATTTCTGTACCTTCGAGCGAGATCTTTGAGAGTTCTAGACGCTCTTTATCTCTAGTTATGGGAATATTGTTTGGAATTTTTGCGATCGTCGTGCTGTGGCTCAACTTCTTCTTAAAACGATCTGTAATTCAGCCGATTAAGAGAATGTCTAGAACCGCAGAGCGAGTTAGCACCGGAGAGATGAGTGCAGATTTCGAGCAGAATTCTAACGATGAAATCGGTATCCTTGCAGCTTCTTTCAACCGCATGAAATCGAGTTTAGAGATTGCCATGAAGTTACTCAGCCAACAAACGCGATAA
- a CDS encoding Mo-dependent nitrogenase C-terminal domain-containing protein — translation MIQVVNLISLVVEASISYKSRPSIALTLSPMKSLKQKLDTFEIAHPRVAKLIAKTIPAQCPFERDIILFGRKIGHIPPLCKLNPLYEQLVGLRFRALCYLADCCGEDIQAYC, via the coding sequence ATGATTCAGGTTGTCAATTTAATTTCTCTTGTAGTAGAAGCAAGCATTTCCTACAAGTCTCGTCCATCGATCGCACTTACATTATCTCCCATGAAGTCTTTGAAACAAAAGTTAGATACTTTTGAGATTGCTCACCCCCGAGTTGCAAAATTGATTGCCAAAACAATTCCAGCTCAATGTCCTTTCGAGCGAGATATTATTCTATTCGGTCGTAAAATAGGACACATTCCGCCTCTATGTAAACTCAACCCTCTCTACGAGCAATTGGTCGGTTTGAGATTTCGTGCTTTATGTTACCTTGCCGACTGCTGCGGTGAAGACATTCAAGCATACTGCTGA
- a CDS encoding DUF4327 family protein — translation MSVNALLSPVEYSLDVIKHEVLHLVQKGIISRRQPMYVLCEYIPVRDWTAFERELEKHEYNLRDRIADLLDCERWEND, via the coding sequence ATGTCTGTAAATGCACTACTCTCACCAGTTGAATATTCTTTGGATGTTATCAAACACGAAGTCTTACATTTAGTACAAAAAGGAATTATTAGCCGCAGACAACCAATGTACGTCCTCTGCGAGTACATCCCAGTTAGAGATTGGACGGCTTTTGAGCGAGAATTGGAAAAACACGAGTACAACTTGCGCGATCGCATTGCCGATCTCCTCGATTGCGAACGCTGGGAAAATGATTAA
- a CDS encoding response regulator: protein MSGSQVEGAVRILLVEDHALMRRGMKGQFALEPDFCVVGEAGDGMVAVQLAAELEPDVVLMDIDLPVMDGIAATQQIKSDRPTTRILALSAFDNDTQVMGMLAAGADGYCLKTIEWEQLLAVIQLIQTGGAYLDPQIARKVARMLKPSPVIPAKEQHPTISPVPVLSSREREVLKLIAEGRSNQEIAQQLFLSLGTVKSYVRMILNKLSVDDRVQAAALAVREGLI from the coding sequence ATGAGTGGGTCTCAGGTAGAGGGTGCGGTACGAATTTTATTAGTCGAAGATCATGCTTTGATGCGTCGAGGGATGAAAGGACAGTTTGCCCTCGAACCCGATTTTTGTGTCGTGGGAGAAGCTGGTGATGGCATGGTAGCAGTTCAATTAGCTGCCGAGTTAGAACCAGATGTCGTATTAATGGATATCGATCTGCCCGTGATGGATGGGATCGCGGCAACTCAACAGATCAAAAGCGATCGCCCCACGACGCGAATACTCGCCTTAAGTGCTTTTGATAATGATACTCAAGTCATGGGCATGTTAGCCGCAGGTGCTGATGGCTATTGTCTCAAAACAATCGAATGGGAACAACTGCTAGCTGTAATTCAGTTAATTCAAACTGGTGGCGCTTATCTCGACCCGCAAATAGCCCGCAAAGTGGCAAGAATGCTCAAGCCTAGTCCGGTAATTCCCGCTAAAGAACAGCACCCCACCATCTCACCTGTTCCAGTTCTCAGCAGCCGCGAACGAGAAGTTCTCAAACTAATTGCTGAAGGACGCTCGAACCAAGAGATTGCCCAACAACTATTTCTTTCCCTTGGCACGGTCAAGTCTTACGTGCGGATGATCCTCAATAAATTGAGCGTTGACGATCGCGTTCAGGCAGCAGCTTTAGCCGTGCGCGAAGGACTAATTTAA